In Populus alba chromosome 1, ASM523922v2, whole genome shotgun sequence, a single window of DNA contains:
- the LOC118049776 gene encoding DEAD-box ATP-dependent RNA helicase 37, producing the protein MNKKNSWADLAANSAAENINSGSSANTGSVGTTSAAAPSRSTYVPPHLRNRAPSSDPPAAAHSGPASSNDHSGYGGGSRLGVPRNDFRGGYGGSGGRSGGWGNRGGWDRGRDREVNPFGDDDKTEQPFSEQENTGINFDAYEDIPVETSGENVPPAVNTFAEIDLGEALNLNIRRCKYVKPTPVQRHAIPIALTGRDLMACAQTGSGKTAAFCFPIISGIMKMQDQSAQRPLRGARTVYPLALILSPTRELSMQIHEEAKKFSYQTGVKVVVAYGGAPIHQQLRELERGVDILVATPGRLVDLLERARVSLQMIKYLALDEADRMLDMGFEPQIRKIVEQMDMPPPGSRQTMLFSATFPKEIQRLASDFLASYVFLAVGRVGSSTDLIAQRVEFVQESDKRSHLMDLLYAQRANGVQGKQALTLVFVETKKGADSLEHWLCINNFPATSIHGDRSQQEREQALRSFKSGNTPILVATDVAARGLDIPRVAHVVNFDLPNDIDDYVHRIGRTGRAGKSGLATAFFNEGNASMARPLSELMQEANQEVPAWLSRYAARASFGGKNRRSGGGRFGGRDFRRDSSSNRGNSDYYGGGSSGGYGGASGGYGGGGYGSGGTSAWD; encoded by the exons ATGAATAAGAAGAATTCATGGGCAGATTTGGCTGCAAATTCTGCAGCTGAGAACATAAATTCTGGTTCTTCTGCTAACACTGGAAGTGTAGGTACTACTTCTGCAGCTGCCCCTTCCCGATCCACATACGTCCCTCCACATCTCCGTAACCGTGCACCATCCTCAGACCCACCAGCTGCTGCTCATAGTGGGCCTGCGTCGAGTAATGATCATTCTGGGTATGGTGGTGGATCGCGCTTGGGTGTTCCAAGAAATGATTTCCGTGGTGGGTATGGTGGTAGTGGTGGGAGATCTGGTGGGTGGGGAAACAGAGGTGGCTGGGATCGTGGGAGAGATCGGGAAGTAAATCCTTTTGGAGATGATGACAAAACAGAGCAGCCATTTAGCGAGCAAGAGAATACTGGCATTAATTTTGATGCGTATGAAGATATTCCAGTTGAGACAAGTGGGGAGAATGTGCCACCAGCTGTAAATACCTTTGCAGAGATCGATTTGGGTGAGGCGTTGAATCTGAACATCCGCAGGTGCAAGTATGTGAAGCCCACGCCGGTGCAGCGGCATGCCATTCCAATCGCTCTTACAGGCCGGGACTTGATGGCCTGTGCCCAGACTGGTTCTGGGAAAACTGCTGCTTTCTGTTTCCCGATTATTAGTGGAATTATGAAAATGCAAGATCAGAGTGCACAAAGGCCACTTCGTGGAGCACGAACTGTGTACCCGCTAGCTCTTATTCTCTCTCCAACCAGAGAGCTTTCAATGCAG ATACATGAGGAAGCTAAGAAATTCTCATATCAAACTGGTGTTAAAGTGGTTGTTGCTTATGGAGGAGCACCAATTCACCAACAG CTGCGAGAACTGGAGAGAGGTGTTGATATTCTGGTGGCAACTCCAGGAAGATTGGTAGATTTGTTGGAGAGGGCAAGGGTTTCATTGCAGATGATCAAGTATTTGGCCTTAGATGAGGCAGATCGGATGCTGGATATGGGTTTTGAGcctcaaataagaaaaattgtGGAACAAATGGACATGCCTCCACCTGGTTCAAGACAGACAATGCTGTTCAGTGCTACCTTTCCAAAAGAGATACAG AGACTAGCTTCTGACTTTTTGGCAAGTTATGTCTTTTTGGCTGTTGGACGAGTGGGCTCAAGTACAGATTTGATTGCCCAAAGAGTTGAATTTGTTCAGGAGTCTGACAAAAGAAGTCACCTCATGGATCTCCTTTATGCACAGCGGGCAAATGGTGTTCAGGGCAAG CAAGCTTTGACATTGGTATTTGTGGAGACTAAGAAGGGTGCTGATTCACTTGAGCATTGGCTATGCATTAATAATTTCCCTGCTACTAGCATACATGGTGATAGATCACAACAG GAAAGAGAACAGGCCTTGCGCTCATTTAAATCTGGCAACACACCAATTTTGGTAGCAACTGATGTTGCAGCACGTGGTCTTGATATTCCTCGTGTTGCACATGTGGTTAACTTTGATCTCCCAAATGATATTGATGATTATGTCCATCGTATCGGACGAACAGGACGAGCTGGAAAATCTGGTCTGGCAACTGCCTTCTTCAATGAGGGCAATGCATCAATGGCAAGGCCACTATCTGAACTAATGCAAGAAGCAAATCAAGAAGTACCTGCTTGGCTCTCTCGTTATGCAGCTCGTGCTTCCTTTGGAGGGAAGAACCGTCGTTCTGGGGGAGGTCGGTTTGGTGGCCGTGACTTTCGGAGGGATTCCTCTTCCAATAGGGGCAATTCAGATTATTATGGTGGAGGAAGCAGCGGTGGATATGGAGGGGCTTCAGGCGGGTATGGTGGTGGAGGCTATGGTTCTGGGGGGACCAGTGCCTGGGATTAA
- the LOC118049775 gene encoding F-box/kelch-repeat protein At1g55270, translating into MQKMEHHRSSNGPRGFRVQAPLVESASCYCKVDSGLKTVAEARKFVPGSKLCIQPDINPNAHKSKTSRRERTRVQPPLLPGLPDDLAIACLIRVPRAEHRKLRLVCKRWCRLLAGNYFYSLRKSLGMAEEWVYVIKRDRDGKISWNAFDPVYQIWQPLPPVPREYSGALGFGCAVLSGCHLYLFGGKDPLRGSMRLVIFYSVRTNKWHRAPDMLRKRHFFGSCVINNCLYVAGGECEGIQRTLRSAEVYDPNKNRWSFISDMSTAMVPFIGVVYDGKWFLKGLGSHREVMSEAYDPETSTWTPISDGMVAGWRNPSISLDGHLYALDCRDGCKLRVYDEASDTWNKFIDSKLHQGSSHALEAAALVPLNGKLCIVRNNMSVSLVDVSSPDKRVESNPHLWENIAGRGHLRTLVTNILSSIAGRGLKSHIVHCQVLQA; encoded by the exons ATGCAAAAGATGGAGCATCATCGGTCATCAAATGGTCCAAGAGGGTTTAGAGTTCAAGCTCCACTA GTTGAGTCCGCATCATGTTATTGCAAAGTAGATTCTGGTTTAAAAACAGTTGCTGAGGCAAGGAAGTTTGTTCCAGGATCAAAACTTTGTATCCAGCCTGATATCAATCCTAATGCACACAAGAGCAAGACCTCACGCAGGGAGAGGACCCGAGTCCAACCACCACTTCTTCCTGGTCTACCTGATGATCTGGCCATTGCATGTCTGATTCGAGTTCCTCGAGCTGAACATCGAAAGCTCCGTCTAGTTTGTAAGAGATGGTGCCGCCTCCTCGCTGGGAACTACTTTTATTCTCTTAGGAAAAGTCTTGGAATGGCAGAGGAGTGGGTTTATGTCATCAAGAGAGATCGTGATGGAAAAATCTCGTGGAATGCTTTTGATCCTGTCTATCAGATCTGGCAACCACTTCCACCTGTTCCTCGTGAATATTCTGGGGCCCTTGGTTTTGGTTGTGCTGTTCTAAGTGGTTGCCACCTATACTTATTTGGAGGAAAGGATCCACTAAGGGGGTCTATGAGACTAGTCATTTTCTATAGTGTCCGGACAAATAAATGGCATAGGGCACCAGATATGCTTCGTAAGCGTCATTTCTTTGGTTCTTGCGTCATAAATAACTGCTTGTATGTGGCTGGTGGAGAGTGTGAAGGAATCCAAAGGACTCTCCGCTCAGCCGAGGTTTATGACCCTAACAAGAACCGGTGGAGCTTTATTTCAGATATGAGCACGGCTATGGTGCCTTTCATAGGTGTGGTTTATGATGGGAAGTGGTTTCTAAAAGGTCTTGGGTCCCACCGTGAGGTGATGAGTGAAGCCTACGATCCAGAAACTAGTACCTGGACCCCAATCAGTGATGGAATGGTTGCTGGTTGGCGCAATCCTAGCATCAGTTTAGATGGACATCTCTATGCCCTGGATTGCCGGGATGGCTGCAAGCTTAGGGTTTATGATGAAGCCTCAGATACATGGAACAAATTTATAGATAGCAAGCTCCATCAAGGGAGTTCTCATGCTCTGGAGGCAGCTGCTCTTGTTCCTCTCAATGGGAAGCTTTGCATTGTGCGGAACAACATGAGTGTTAGCCTGGTTGATGTTTCCAGTCCTGACAAACGTGTAGAGAGTAACCCTCACCTTTGGGAGAATATAGCCGGGAGAGGTCATCTCAGGACTCTTGTTACAAATATATTGTCAAGTATAGCTGGCCGAGGTTTGAAAAGTCACATTGTGCACTGTCAGGTGCTTCAAGCATGA